One part of the Olleya sp. YS genome encodes these proteins:
- a CDS encoding tail fiber domain-containing protein — translation MYKFNLFTRGLILIIILNIPQISKSQVGIGLTNPTAQLTVNEDAIFNESGGDNDFRIESDTQANMFFVDASTNSIGVNTNTPASQFQIVNNGNIGANALADSSNSGIDGVALSGFNSSTTNGYNSIEGITNYSGTAFIPAGVFGLAINASLTSLANGVYGFSNGRDGIGVFGGRLNGTGVTGWGGLFINDLGYTGFFGAASDRKLKTNINTLQNSLSIINQLNPVTYNFNLDKYPNMGLNTEMEYGFIAQEIKDILPEIVRNKKLNLNASKEIIPNEVNRSNIQEFLVMDYTRLIPILTRAIQEQQTIIETQNSKIETLETKLESLEHKVNTLIETNQD, via the coding sequence ATGTACAAATTTAATCTTTTTACAAGAGGGTTGATATTAATTATCATTTTAAATATCCCTCAAATCTCAAAATCTCAAGTTGGTATAGGTTTAACTAATCCTACTGCACAATTAACGGTTAATGAAGACGCTATTTTTAATGAATCTGGAGGAGATAATGACTTCAGAATTGAAAGCGACACACAAGCTAATATGTTTTTTGTAGATGCAAGTACCAATAGTATTGGTGTAAACACCAACACACCAGCGTCTCAATTTCAAATTGTCAACAACGGTAATATTGGTGCCAATGCACTTGCAGATAGCTCCAATTCTGGTATAGATGGTGTAGCATTATCTGGTTTCAATTCTAGTACTACTAATGGCTATAACTCAATAGAAGGTATTACAAATTATAGTGGAACCGCTTTTATACCAGCAGGTGTTTTTGGTTTGGCAATAAATGCATCATTAACTTCTTTAGCAAATGGAGTGTATGGGTTTTCTAATGGTAGAGATGGTATTGGAGTATTTGGTGGCAGACTTAATGGAACTGGTGTTACTGGTTGGGGAGGATTATTTATTAATGATTTAGGCTACACTGGTTTTTTTGGAGCAGCGTCTGATAGAAAACTAAAAACAAATATTAATACACTTCAGAATAGTTTAAGTATAATTAATCAGTTAAATCCTGTAACGTATAACTTTAACTTAGATAAGTACCCAAATATGGGATTGAATACAGAAATGGAGTATGGTTTTATAGCCCAAGAAATAAAAGATATTTTACCAGAAATTGTTAGAAATAAAAAATTGAACTTAAATGCGTCAAAAGAAATTATTCCTAATGAAGTAAATAGATCAAATATTCAGGAATTTTTGGTTATGGACTATACTAGACTAATACCTATTTTGACTAGAGCCATTCAAGAGCAACAAACCATAATTGAAACTCAAAACTCCAAAATTGAAACTCTTGAAACAAAATTAGAGTCGTTAGAACATAAAGTCAATACCCTTATTGAAACTAATCAAGATTAA
- a CDS encoding Smr/MutS family protein yields MTLKIGDTVDVLDDVLSGTIISIIGNTITIETDEGFELEFKASELIKTKSATLIDKTFDSASIQQVLSEKTEKKRHSTTKVKPKERYLPTMEVDLHLHHLVDNERGMTNYDKLTIQLDTARQQLEFAIRKRIQKIVFIHGVGEGVLKMELETLFSRYDNVKFYEADYKKYGFGATEVYIMQNPKTN; encoded by the coding sequence ATGACGTTAAAAATTGGAGATACCGTAGATGTTTTGGATGATGTTTTGTCAGGTACAATCATTTCAATAATTGGTAATACTATTACTATTGAAACCGATGAGGGGTTTGAATTAGAGTTTAAGGCATCAGAACTTATAAAAACAAAATCTGCAACTCTAATCGATAAGACTTTTGATTCTGCATCCATTCAACAGGTATTATCCGAGAAAACAGAAAAAAAGCGACACTCGACTACCAAAGTCAAGCCTAAAGAACGTTATCTGCCAACTATGGAAGTAGATTTACACTTGCACCATTTGGTAGATAATGAAAGAGGTATGACTAATTACGATAAATTAACCATTCAATTAGACACTGCACGACAACAGTTAGAATTTGCCATACGCAAGCGTATCCAGAAAATAGTTTTTATTCACGGAGTAGGAGAAGGTGTTTTAAAAATGGAATTAGAAACACTTTTTAGCAGATATGACAATGTCAAATTTTATGAAGCCGATTATAAAAAATATGGATTTGGAGCAACAGAAGTCTATATTATGCAAAACCCAAAAACTAATTAA
- a CDS encoding cysteine desulfurase family protein, producing the protein MKSVYFDSAATTQLRPEVIEKMTRVMHDCYGNASSTHSFGRNAKAMVEQARKTVASYLNVSASEIIFTSGGTEADNLALLSAVRDLGVKKIITSRIEHHAVLYTVQQLEREYGIVVKYVDLDDNGHVDYNHLEELLQSSKKTLVSLMHVNNEIGNVLDIKRVGELCKANDAMFHSDTVQSVGHYKLDLQEISIDFMAVSAHKFHGPKGVGFAFVRKNSGLKPLIFGGEQERGYRAGTEAVHNIVGLEEALKLAYDNLEEEKAYIIDLKKYFIQQLQANFPEVTFNGSCANFEKSSYTVLNVCLPIAPEKAPILLFQLDLKGIACSKGSACQSGSAKGSHVLSQILCYEDMQKPSLRFSFSKFNTKDEVDYVIEVLKEFV; encoded by the coding sequence ATGAAATCTGTTTATTTTGATAGTGCTGCAACCACGCAGTTAAGACCAGAAGTTATAGAAAAAATGACACGAGTGATGCACGACTGTTACGGTAACGCATCATCTACCCATAGTTTTGGTCGTAATGCCAAAGCAATGGTTGAACAAGCTAGAAAAACGGTTGCAAGTTATTTAAATGTCTCCGCATCAGAAATTATTTTTACCTCAGGTGGGACGGAAGCCGATAATTTAGCGCTATTAAGTGCTGTAAGAGACTTGGGTGTCAAAAAAATTATCACTTCTAGAATAGAGCATCATGCAGTATTATATACTGTGCAGCAATTAGAGCGAGAGTACGGAATAGTTGTAAAGTATGTTGATTTAGATGACAATGGTCATGTCGATTATAACCATTTGGAGGAACTACTACAATCTTCTAAAAAAACTTTAGTTAGTTTAATGCATGTTAATAACGAAATTGGAAACGTATTGGACATTAAACGTGTTGGCGAGTTATGTAAAGCAAATGATGCTATGTTCCATAGCGATACTGTACAATCTGTTGGTCATTATAAATTAGACTTACAAGAAATATCAATAGATTTTATGGCAGTAAGTGCACATAAATTTCATGGACCAAAAGGGGTTGGTTTTGCTTTTGTTAGAAAAAATTCCGGATTAAAACCTTTAATTTTTGGAGGAGAGCAGGAACGTGGTTACAGAGCTGGTACAGAAGCAGTACATAATATAGTAGGATTAGAAGAAGCTTTAAAATTAGCTTATGATAATTTAGAAGAAGAAAAGGCATATATCATTGACCTAAAAAAATATTTTATACAACAATTACAAGCTAACTTCCCAGAAGTAACATTTAATGGTAGTTGTGCTAATTTTGAAAAAAGTAGTTATACCGTTTTAAATGTGTGTTTACCCATTGCACCAGAGAAAGCACCAATATTATTGTTTCAATTAGATTTAAAGGGTATAGCATGTTCTAAGGGTAGTGCTTGCCAGAGTGGTAGTGCTAAAGGTAGTCATGTGTTATCTCAGATTTTATGTTATGAGGATATGCAAAAACCATCTTTGCGTTTTTCATTTAGCAAATTCAACACTAAAGATGAAGTTGATTATGTTATCGAGGTGTTAAAAGAATTTGTTTAG
- a CDS encoding alpha/beta hydrolase has translation MLNYSTYLHPKSIEWVTFVHGAGGSSSIWYKQIRDFKSQFNVLILDLRGHGNSKPKLKDTFNSKYTFDSITNDILEVIDYLKIETSHFVGISLGTILIRNLAEKHPKRVKSMILGGAIMKLDMRSQILMKLGVVFKSVVPYMYLYKFFAFIIMPRKNHKSSRLLFVNEAKKLYQKEFIRWFKLTSEINPLLRFFRAKDIKIPTLYVMGAEDHLFLPSIKAIVKSHTTAILYVVEQCGHVVNVEQPKLFNTTTIQFINTKR, from the coding sequence TTGCTCAACTATTCTACATACTTGCATCCTAAGTCCATCGAATGGGTCACTTTTGTTCATGGAGCAGGAGGAAGCAGCTCTATTTGGTATAAACAGATTAGAGATTTTAAATCTCAATTTAACGTGCTTATATTGGATTTGCGTGGTCACGGAAACAGTAAGCCTAAACTAAAAGACACCTTTAATTCCAAATACACTTTTGATTCGATAACTAATGATATTTTAGAAGTCATTGATTATTTAAAAATTGAAACCTCTCACTTTGTAGGTATTTCGTTAGGTACTATTTTAATACGAAACTTAGCCGAAAAGCATCCCAAACGTGTAAAAAGCATGATACTTGGTGGTGCTATTATGAAATTAGATATGCGCTCTCAAATACTCATGAAGCTTGGTGTTGTTTTTAAAAGTGTTGTGCCTTATATGTATCTATATAAGTTTTTTGCATTTATTATTATGCCAAGAAAAAACCATAAATCGTCTAGATTACTTTTTGTAAACGAAGCTAAAAAACTGTATCAAAAGGAGTTTATAAGATGGTTTAAGTTGACTTCAGAAATTAATCCCTTACTTCGTTTTTTTAGAGCAAAGGACATTAAAATTCCAACCTTATACGTCATGGGAGCAGAAGATCATTTGTTTTTACCATCTATCAAAGCTATAGTTAAATCGCACACGACAGCTATTTTGTATGTTGTAGAACAATGTGGTCATGTGGTTAATGTAGAGCAACCTAAATTATTTAATACCACTACCATACAATTTATAAATACAAAACGATAA
- a CDS encoding Lacal_2735 family protein produces MFGIFKKKSQLDKLQEQYRKLLEESYKLSTTNRSESDKKQAEAQSILQQIEILKQ; encoded by the coding sequence ATGTTTGGAATATTTAAAAAGAAAAGTCAGCTAGATAAGCTTCAAGAGCAATATAGAAAACTATTAGAAGAATCTTATAAATTATCAACTACTAACAGAAGTGAAAGTGATAAAAAACAAGCTGAAGCACAGTCAATACTTCAACAAATAGAAATCTTAAAACAATAA